The following are encoded together in the Caldisericum sp. genome:
- the ftsH gene encoding ATP-dependent zinc metalloprotease FtsH, which yields MAPKNNNNLKNTLVREAIGWVLLIVVLFFASKFLINGGNSAPETIPYSQFLSYIDQKEFTSVIIKTQDNVTTLVIGTLKDGKQVQARTLPFSTVLEDKLAQSGITYDIQSSSSTFTTLLWNIVPWIVIMLIWWFLMQRMLGGASSSSNQAFSFGKSKAKLFLDNKPQITFKDVAGADEVKEEVKEIIEFLKNPRKFTKYGAKIPKGVLLVGPPGCGKTLIAKAIAGEADVPFFSVSGSEFVEMFVGVGASRVRDLFDQARKYAPCIVFIDEIDAVGRYRGAGIGGGHDEREQTLNQLLVEMDGFDPHTGIIVIAATNRPDILDPALLRPGRFDRRIVVGLPDTKEREEILKLHARGKPLAEDVNLTAIAQQTAGFTGADLENLLNEAALIAVRKGQEKITQKEIEEAIDKIIAGPEKKSLVLSDEEKKIVCFHETGHAIVTTALPSGDVVHRISIVSRGMALGYNVQLPEKDKYLQKKSELINKIAALLGGRAAEEIFIGEVSTGAANDLERATDIARKMVRAYGMSEKLGPLTFGKQEELIFLGKELGEQRDYSERTADLIDAEVKRFVELAYNKAKKVIEANKDLVFEIVEVLKEKETLQGDELKNYLSRVRKEAELNLESV from the coding sequence ATGGCACCAAAAAATAATAACAATCTAAAAAATACATTAGTAAGAGAAGCAATAGGATGGGTACTTTTAATTGTTGTTTTGTTCTTTGCTTCTAAATTCTTAATTAATGGTGGTAATTCAGCACCAGAAACTATTCCTTACTCACAATTCTTAAGTTATATCGATCAAAAGGAATTTACCAGCGTAATTATAAAGACGCAGGACAATGTAACAACACTCGTGATAGGAACCCTCAAAGATGGAAAGCAGGTTCAGGCAAGGACTCTTCCATTTTCCACAGTTCTTGAGGACAAGCTCGCCCAATCTGGAATAACTTATGATATTCAGTCATCGAGTTCAACCTTTACAACTCTTTTATGGAACATAGTCCCATGGATTGTAATTATGCTTATATGGTGGTTTTTAATGCAGAGAATGCTTGGTGGTGCTTCTTCTTCATCCAATCAGGCGTTCAGTTTCGGAAAAAGTAAGGCAAAACTTTTCTTAGACAACAAACCACAAATAACATTTAAAGATGTAGCAGGGGCAGATGAAGTTAAAGAAGAAGTTAAGGAAATAATAGAGTTCCTTAAAAACCCGAGGAAGTTTACAAAATATGGAGCAAAAATTCCAAAGGGAGTTCTCTTGGTTGGACCTCCAGGATGTGGTAAAACGCTCATTGCAAAGGCAATTGCAGGTGAAGCAGACGTTCCATTCTTCTCTGTTTCTGGTTCTGAATTTGTTGAAATGTTTGTTGGAGTCGGCGCTTCACGTGTAAGGGATCTTTTTGACCAGGCAAGAAAATACGCTCCATGCATAGTCTTCATTGACGAAATTGATGCTGTGGGAAGATACAGAGGAGCAGGCATTGGTGGTGGGCATGATGAAAGAGAGCAAACATTGAACCAACTTCTTGTAGAGATGGATGGTTTCGACCCACATACAGGAATTATCGTAATTGCTGCAACAAATAGACCTGACATCCTCGATCCTGCTCTTTTAAGACCAGGCAGATTTGATAGAAGAATTGTTGTTGGTCTTCCAGACACAAAGGAAAGAGAAGAAATTTTAAAACTGCACGCAAGAGGTAAGCCCCTTGCAGAAGATGTAAACCTTACAGCAATTGCCCAGCAAACAGCAGGTTTTACAGGAGCCGATCTTGAAAATCTTCTTAACGAAGCAGCCCTTATTGCAGTGAGAAAAGGGCAGGAAAAAATAACCCAGAAAGAAATTGAAGAGGCAATAGACAAGATAATAGCAGGACCAGAAAAGAAGTCGCTTGTTCTATCCGATGAAGAGAAAAAAATCGTTTGCTTCCACGAAACTGGACATGCAATTGTTACAACTGCACTTCCTTCTGGCGATGTAGTCCATAGAATTTCAATAGTTTCAAGAGGTATGGCTCTTGGATATAATGTGCAACTTCCAGAAAAAGATAAGTATCTCCAGAAGAAAAGTGAACTTATAAATAAGATTGCAGCACTTTTAGGTGGACGTGCAGCAGAAGAAATTTTTATAGGAGAAGTTTCTACAGGTGCTGCAAACGATCTTGAGAGAGCAACAGATATTGCAAGAAAAATGGTTCGTGCATATGGTATGTCAGAGAAACTCGGGCCTCTAACATTTGGCAAGCAAGAAGAACTTATATTCCTTGGAAAGGAACTCGGAGAACAAAGAGACTATAGCGAAAGGACCGCAGATCTTATTGACGCAGAAGTTAAGCGGTTTGTAGAACTTGCATACAACAAAGCAAAAAAGGTTATAGAAGCAAACAAAGACCTCGTATTTGAAATAGTTGAAGTTCTTAAAGAAAAAGAAACACTTCAAGGTGATGAACTTAAGAACTACCTCTCAAGAGTTAGAAAAGAAGCAGAACTTAATCTTGAAAGCGTTTGA
- the hpt gene encoding hypoxanthine phosphoribosyltransferase codes for MHEDIEEILVSESEIKKRVKELGEEISKDYKGKFPLFVCILRGAFVFLADLVRNVDIPISVDFMAISSYGGKTESSGQVKILKDLDTPIEDRHVLIIEDIVDTGLTMDAVTRLLKTRKPKSIKICTLLDKVERRIINVKVDYYGFRIPNSFVVGYGLDYEEKYRNLPYIGILKERVYKGGK; via the coding sequence ATGCATGAAGATATTGAAGAGATTCTCGTATCCGAGAGTGAAATAAAGAAAAGAGTGAAAGAGTTAGGAGAAGAGATTTCCAAAGATTATAAAGGGAAATTTCCTCTCTTCGTATGTATTTTGAGAGGAGCATTTGTTTTTCTTGCTGACCTCGTTAGAAATGTCGATATCCCCATTTCTGTCGATTTTATGGCTATTTCAAGTTATGGTGGCAAAACAGAATCAAGCGGACAGGTAAAAATCCTGAAAGACCTCGACACACCAATTGAGGATAGACATGTTCTTATTATAGAAGACATAGTGGACACAGGACTTACTATGGATGCCGTTACGAGATTGCTCAAGACAAGAAAGCCAAAAAGTATAAAGATTTGTACGCTTCTTGATAAAGTAGAAAGACGAATTATTAATGTTAAAGTTGATTATTATGGCTTTAGAATTCCAAATAGTTTTGTTGTTGGTTACGGACTTGACTATGAAGAAAAATATCGAAATTTGCCTTATATAGGCATCTTAAAAGAAAGAGTATACAAGGGAGGTAAATAA
- the tilS gene encoding tRNA lysidine(34) synthetase TilS, with protein sequence MKDLIEKVLKTINKYNLISPKDRVLLAVSGGIDSMTMLHIFNRIKGILDIEIGVASFNHGIRTEGHEEVALVKQFAESLGEPFFYGEGDALKVQKETKRNLEDVARELRFDFLNRIKENEHFNKIALAHNKNDFAETFLMHLFKGAGLKGLTSMLRNENNIIRPLIEVTREEIEHYAKEYRIPYVVDLTNYNLSYERNRLRYQIIPLIKSVYGQLLDTVMNFGEIALREDEFLDKVAAIELQGIRIQNEEYSLKLFEALPLSIKRRILMKILGDASSFERIENILQFMEGSQKKISIGEDLYITKTKNTFFIEHGTPFTIDSCYVLSVPGKTVIPESSIEIVSEVVEPDYKFNLKDKNIAIFDMDQLKFPLMVRFRKEGDIVEIENGHKKLQDIFVDMKVRRDLRYKIPILVDNEGKILWVVSVKRSSIAKVNESTKKALLLRIVPIK encoded by the coding sequence ATGAAAGATTTAATAGAAAAAGTCCTGAAAACAATAAATAAATATAATTTGATTAGTCCAAAAGATAGAGTACTTTTAGCAGTTTCTGGTGGAATAGACTCAATGACTATGTTACATATATTCAATAGAATTAAGGGTATCCTCGATATCGAGATTGGGGTTGCCTCTTTTAATCACGGAATAAGAACAGAAGGGCATGAAGAGGTTGCTCTTGTTAAACAATTTGCAGAAAGTCTTGGTGAACCTTTCTTTTATGGAGAAGGCGATGCCCTTAAAGTGCAAAAAGAAACCAAAAGAAACCTTGAAGATGTTGCAAGAGAATTGAGATTCGATTTCCTAAATAGAATCAAAGAAAACGAACACTTTAATAAAATCGCATTAGCGCACAATAAGAATGATTTTGCTGAAACTTTCCTCATGCATCTTTTCAAAGGAGCAGGGCTTAAAGGTTTAACGAGTATGCTTCGTAATGAAAACAACATTATAAGGCCACTTATTGAGGTTACAAGAGAAGAAATAGAGCATTATGCAAAAGAATATAGAATTCCTTATGTAGTAGATCTCACCAACTATAACCTGTCATATGAGAGAAATAGATTAAGATATCAGATAATTCCTCTAATAAAATCTGTTTATGGGCAGTTGCTTGACACAGTTATGAACTTTGGAGAAATTGCACTACGAGAAGATGAATTTCTTGATAAAGTTGCGGCAATTGAACTTCAAGGAATTAGAATACAAAATGAAGAATATTCGTTGAAATTATTTGAAGCACTACCTCTATCGATCAAACGACGTATTTTAATGAAGATTTTAGGAGATGCATCATCGTTTGAAAGAATAGAAAACATTTTGCAGTTTATGGAGGGCTCTCAAAAGAAAATAAGTATTGGAGAAGATTTATATATTACAAAAACCAAAAACACATTTTTCATCGAGCATGGAACTCCTTTCACAATCGATTCGTGTTATGTGCTATCAGTTCCAGGTAAAACTGTTATCCCCGAGAGTAGTATCGAAATAGTTTCGGAAGTTGTTGAACCAGATTATAAATTTAACTTAAAGGACAAAAACATCGCTATCTTTGATATGGATCAATTAAAGTTTCCGCTTATGGTAAGATTTAGAAAAGAGGGGGATATCGTAGAAATTGAAAATGGACATAAGAAACTTCAGGACATATTTGTTGATATGAAAGTAAGAAGGGATTTAAGATACAAAATACCAATCCTTGTAGATAACGAAGGAAAAATTCTATGGGTAGTCTCCGTAAAGAGAAGTTCAATAGCAAAAGTAAACGAAAGTACAAAGAAAGCGCTTCTTTTAAGAATAGTTCCAATAAAATAA
- a CDS encoding cyclodeaminase/cyclohydrolase family protein, with protein MYSNLPLKEFVNELASSSSTPGGGSASSIVASFGFSLVSMVMGIYQKKNPNDEIATLINDAKETAFLLLELSSKDAEAFNKFMEVLKLPKDTDEEKEKRKKLMQDALIGAALVPLEVIDTIYKKQYLLEKAKDFCPKSAISDLWSALCFIDSAFEGAKANVIINLQAIKDDKFVTDTNAKLLSIESEFKNKINTLKEEIQNSLKI; from the coding sequence ATGTACTCTAATTTACCCTTAAAAGAATTTGTAAATGAACTTGCATCCTCATCTTCCACGCCTGGTGGTGGAAGTGCATCTTCTATTGTTGCATCTTTTGGATTTTCTCTTGTATCTATGGTAATGGGAATATATCAAAAGAAGAATCCAAACGATGAGATTGCAACTTTAATTAACGATGCAAAAGAGACAGCATTTTTACTGCTCGAACTTTCTTCTAAAGATGCTGAAGCATTCAATAAGTTTATGGAGGTGCTAAAACTTCCTAAAGATACAGACGAGGAAAAAGAAAAGAGAAAGAAGTTAATGCAGGATGCCCTTATTGGGGCTGCATTAGTTCCTCTTGAGGTTATAGACACAATCTATAAAAAACAGTACCTCCTTGAGAAGGCGAAGGATTTTTGTCCAAAGTCGGCTATCTCTGATTTATGGAGTGCGTTATGTTTTATTGATTCTGCATTCGAAGGCGCAAAGGCAAATGTTATTATAAATCTTCAAGCAATTAAAGACGATAAATTTGTTACTGATACAAATGCTAAGCTATTATCCATTGAGAGTGAATTTAAAAATAAGATAAACACATTAAAAGAAGAAATTCAAAATTCATTAAAAATATAA
- the rho gene encoding transcription termination factor Rho produces MDEILNLTESDLNAMTARELYKVAQIVKLKNYSHYRKDELVSELYKQIQQLKQGSSTKNEKEEVARETVKNAKKTESIAPKEEHKKPREEKEENLQELLNTSRAQGESAYVKVENEPQLYFKGLFEAHPDGYGFLRANYFPSFTDIYVSPPLIRKYGLRTGDVVSGPVQRPQKEGERYPALVNVDTINGIKVTGFLKRPIFENLTPYYPTERIVLETPGCNIALRVIDLIAPLGKGQRGLIVSAPKAGKTTLMKEIAKSVVKNHPEIYLMILLIDERPEEVTDMKNSVAAEVVSSTFDQPPENHIRVVELALEKAKRLVEIGKDVMILLDGITRLTRAYNLLSSSSGKTLSGGLDPAAIRGPKKFLGAARSIMNGGSLTILATALIDTGSKLDQVIYEEFKGTGNMEIVLDRELAEERIFPAIDIKKSGTRREELLYSEDEYKRILTLRKFISSLEPGEALERLIEMLKQTRSNEELLRSIVPDER; encoded by the coding sequence ATGGACGAAATTTTAAATTTGACTGAAAGTGATTTAAATGCAATGACAGCAAGGGAATTATACAAGGTTGCCCAGATAGTGAAGTTAAAGAACTACTCTCATTACAGGAAAGACGAACTTGTAAGTGAATTATACAAGCAGATTCAACAACTTAAACAAGGGTCTTCAACAAAAAATGAGAAAGAAGAAGTTGCAAGAGAAACAGTAAAAAACGCAAAGAAGACCGAAAGTATTGCACCAAAAGAAGAGCATAAAAAACCAAGAGAGGAAAAAGAAGAGAATTTACAAGAACTTCTTAACACTTCAAGAGCACAGGGAGAAAGTGCTTATGTTAAGGTCGAGAATGAGCCGCAATTGTACTTCAAAGGCTTGTTTGAAGCACACCCAGATGGGTATGGATTTTTGAGGGCAAATTATTTTCCATCCTTCACTGATATTTATGTTTCACCACCATTAATTAGAAAGTATGGCTTAAGAACAGGAGATGTTGTTTCTGGTCCAGTTCAAAGGCCACAAAAAGAGGGAGAAAGATACCCAGCACTCGTAAATGTTGATACAATAAACGGAATAAAAGTAACAGGTTTTCTTAAGCGTCCTATTTTTGAAAATTTAACACCATATTACCCGACCGAACGAATTGTCCTTGAAACGCCTGGTTGCAATATTGCTTTAAGAGTAATAGATCTTATTGCTCCTCTTGGAAAAGGCCAGAGAGGACTTATTGTATCTGCACCGAAAGCAGGTAAAACCACCTTAATGAAGGAAATTGCAAAAAGTGTTGTGAAAAATCATCCTGAAATTTACCTTATGATTCTTCTCATTGACGAGAGACCAGAAGAAGTTACTGATATGAAAAATTCAGTTGCTGCAGAAGTTGTAAGTTCCACCTTTGACCAACCGCCAGAAAACCACATAAGAGTTGTTGAACTTGCCCTCGAAAAGGCAAAAAGACTTGTTGAAATTGGAAAAGATGTTATGATTTTGCTTGATGGTATAACAAGACTAACTCGTGCTTATAACCTTCTATCTTCTTCGAGTGGTAAAACACTTTCTGGTGGTCTTGATCCTGCTGCGATAAGGGGACCTAAAAAGTTTTTGGGTGCTGCAAGAAGCATTATGAACGGTGGCAGTCTTACAATTCTTGCAACTGCTCTTATTGATACAGGTTCAAAATTGGACCAGGTTATTTATGAAGAGTTTAAAGGAACCGGCAATATGGAAATAGTGCTTGATAGAGAATTAGCAGAAGAAAGAATTTTCCCTGCAATTGATATAAAGAAGTCAGGAACAAGAAGAGAGGAACTTCTTTATAGTGAGGATGAGTACAAGAGAATCCTAACTCTTAGAAAATTCATAAGTTCTCTTGAACCAGGGGAAGCACTTGAAAGACTTATTGAGATGCTTAAACAGACAAGATCAAATGAAGAACTTTTAAGGAGCATAGTGCCAGATGAAAGGTAA
- a CDS encoding thymidine kinase → MKGKIGKIEVVTGCMFSGKSEELIRRIKRAKIARQKVQVFKPSIDTRYSVVEVVSHAGEKVEALPVSSTKELLERIEEDTEVIGIDEAQFFDTEIVDALRKIAKSGKRVIVAGLDMDFRGEPFGPMPYIMAIADEVLKLHAICTVCGEDATMTQRLINGEPASYNDPVIMIGASESYEARCKLHHYVKGGKDD, encoded by the coding sequence ATGAAAGGTAAAATTGGAAAAATCGAAGTAGTTACAGGATGTATGTTTTCAGGGAAGAGCGAAGAGCTTATTAGAAGGATTAAGAGGGCAAAGATTGCAAGGCAAAAGGTACAGGTCTTTAAGCCTTCTATTGACACTCGTTATTCTGTTGTGGAAGTTGTCTCCCATGCAGGAGAAAAGGTTGAGGCTTTGCCGGTTTCTTCAACAAAAGAATTGTTAGAGAGAATAGAAGAAGATACAGAGGTTATAGGGATTGACGAAGCACAATTCTTTGATACAGAAATCGTTGATGCTTTACGAAAAATTGCAAAATCTGGTAAAAGGGTAATAGTTGCAGGACTGGATATGGACTTTAGGGGAGAACCTTTTGGCCCTATGCCCTATATTATGGCAATAGCAGATGAAGTTTTAAAACTCCATGCAATTTGCACCGTTTGTGGTGAAGACGCTACAATGACACAGAGGCTTATAAATGGTGAACCTGCATCCTATAATGATCCTGTTATTATGATCGGAGCAAGTGAATCTTATGAGGCACGGTGTAAACTGCATCATTATGTAAAGGGTGGTAAGGATGATTGA
- the prfA gene encoding peptide chain release factor 1, whose protein sequence is MIDKLEKTIERYNELSRLLSDSSVISNPELFKKYSIEYKELEPIVNLYMAYKKVESEIKDVQELLESEDEEIRELSEGELERLQNEKERILNDLKILLIPKDPYEGKNIIMEIRAGVGGEEAALFAKDLYKMYLGYADRKGFKVEILDSHETDLGGFKEIVFSVSGKDVYKHLKYESGVHRVQRVPETEASGRIHTSTATVAVLPEAEEVDVEINPDDLRIDVFHASGHGGQNVQKVATAIRIIHKPTGIMVTCQDERSQLQNKMKAMRILRARLLDLYEQQKEQEITSARRAQIGRGNRNERIRTYNFPQGRVTDHRINLSLYNLPEIMEGNLDELINALMENERAQLLEEYFGKS, encoded by the coding sequence ATGATTGATAAACTTGAAAAAACTATTGAAAGATACAACGAACTTTCACGGCTCTTGTCTGACTCTTCAGTGATTTCCAATCCAGAACTTTTCAAAAAGTATTCAATAGAGTATAAAGAGCTTGAGCCAATTGTAAATTTGTATATGGCTTATAAGAAAGTCGAATCTGAAATAAAGGATGTACAAGAATTGCTTGAATCTGAGGATGAGGAAATAAGGGAGTTGTCAGAAGGTGAACTTGAAAGACTTCAAAATGAAAAAGAAAGGATTTTAAACGACCTTAAAATTCTTTTGATACCCAAAGATCCTTACGAGGGTAAAAACATCATAATGGAGATTCGTGCAGGTGTAGGCGGAGAGGAAGCGGCTCTCTTTGCAAAAGATTTGTACAAGATGTATCTTGGTTATGCAGACAGAAAGGGTTTTAAAGTAGAGATCCTTGACTCACATGAAACAGACCTCGGCGGTTTTAAAGAAATAGTTTTCTCAGTATCTGGAAAGGATGTTTACAAACATTTAAAGTACGAAAGCGGAGTCCATAGAGTCCAAAGAGTGCCTGAAACAGAAGCTTCTGGAAGGATTCATACTTCGACTGCAACTGTAGCAGTATTACCTGAAGCGGAGGAAGTCGATGTTGAGATAAATCCAGATGATTTAAGAATTGATGTGTTTCACGCAAGTGGGCATGGCGGACAGAATGTTCAGAAAGTTGCAACTGCAATAAGGATCATCCACAAGCCAACTGGAATAATGGTTACATGCCAGGATGAAAGATCACAATTGCAAAACAAAATGAAGGCAATGAGGATATTAAGAGCAAGACTTCTCGATTTATATGAGCAGCAGAAAGAGCAGGAGATTACTAGTGCAAGACGAGCGCAAATCGGTCGTGGAAATAGAAATGAGAGAATAAGAACTTATAATTTTCCGCAGGGTAGAGTAACCGACCACAGGATTAATCTCTCGTTGTATAACCTACCAGAGATTATGGAAGGTAACCTTGATGAATTAATAAATGCCTTAATGGAAAACGAAAGGGCACAACTGCTTGAGGAATATTTTGGAAAATCATGA
- the prmC gene encoding peptide chain release factor N(5)-glutamine methyltransferase, whose amino-acid sequence MTVKDSFIQSIRTLKEVSDEYYLQSLMLLSHVLGVEKEKVYLKENEILTDYQISLINEYLEKIRKGYPLPYILKHKEFMSLDFYIEEGVLIPRPETETLVELAIKKGCNKKSFLDIGCGSGVIAISILYYCKNLKGHAIDISNKAISVTKENAIRHKVSDRLKIELADFRNFETDEKFDFIVSNPPYVRSENLKNLPYEPVEALDGGIDGFKLYPDLIKKSFELLNKGGFVIFEIDSSIAKMVLTEMKKYFKKVSIVKDLAGFERFAYGEKI is encoded by the coding sequence ATGACGGTAAAAGATTCTTTCATTCAATCAATAAGAACTTTGAAGGAAGTTAGTGATGAATATTATCTTCAGAGTTTAATGCTATTGTCTCATGTTCTTGGAGTCGAAAAAGAAAAAGTCTATCTTAAGGAAAATGAAATACTTACTGATTATCAAATCTCTCTTATAAATGAATACCTTGAAAAGATTAGAAAGGGATATCCACTTCCGTACATACTGAAACACAAAGAATTCATGTCCCTTGACTTTTACATTGAGGAAGGTGTCTTAATTCCTCGTCCAGAAACTGAAACACTCGTTGAACTTGCAATCAAAAAAGGCTGTAATAAAAAGTCTTTTCTTGACATTGGATGTGGCTCTGGTGTTATTGCAATATCTATCCTTTATTATTGCAAGAATCTCAAAGGACATGCAATAGATATTTCCAATAAAGCAATTAGTGTAACGAAAGAAAATGCTATAAGGCACAAAGTTTCTGATAGATTAAAAATAGAATTGGCTGACTTTAGGAATTTTGAGACAGACGAAAAGTTCGATTTTATTGTTTCAAATCCGCCATATGTAAGAAGCGAGAATTTGAAAAATCTCCCTTATGAACCTGTCGAAGCCCTTGATGGAGGTATTGACGGCTTTAAATTATATCCTGATTTGATAAAGAAATCTTTTGAATTACTAAACAAAGGTGGGTTTGTTATTTTTGAGATTGACTCATCAATTGCAAAAATGGTCTTAACGGAAATGAAAAAATACTTTAAGAAGGTGAGTATAGTTAAAGACCTTGCAGGCTTTGAGAGATTTGCCTATGGAGAGAAAATATGA
- a CDS encoding threonylcarbamoyl-AMP synthase, producing the protein MKTDYDKVVEHLNNHGVIAFKTDTVMGLGVNGLDNLAVKNLFDLKGRSYDKPLYLLAYSIEQIYEYTYGISDAALDLMKKYFPGALAIILRSQNKLYTKPDEKGETLGVRIPKYTDLLEFMAYIKMPILNTSANISNEPPLLSKDDVLKTFGDKILFVEFEHNIEMLGLPSTVVDVTSGIPVIIRKGAIEI; encoded by the coding sequence ATGAAAACTGATTACGACAAAGTGGTAGAGCACCTCAATAATCACGGCGTAATAGCATTTAAAACCGATACAGTTATGGGACTTGGTGTTAATGGACTTGATAATTTAGCTGTTAAAAATCTTTTTGATTTAAAAGGCAGGTCTTATGATAAACCATTATACCTTTTGGCATATTCGATTGAACAAATTTATGAATATACCTATGGTATTTCAGATGCTGCACTCGATCTTATGAAAAAGTATTTTCCGGGAGCTCTTGCAATAATTTTGAGGTCCCAGAATAAACTTTATACAAAGCCTGATGAAAAAGGCGAAACTTTGGGCGTTAGAATTCCTAAGTATACTGACCTATTAGAATTTATGGCATACATAAAAATGCCAATTTTGAATACAAGTGCAAATATCTCAAATGAACCACCGTTACTTTCCAAGGATGACGTATTGAAAACCTTTGGGGATAAAATTCTTTTTGTCGAATTCGAGCACAACATAGAAATGTTAGGTCTTCCGTCAACAGTAGTCGATGTAACTTCAGGAATTCCTGTTATAATTAGAAAAGGAGCGATTGAAATATGA
- the def gene encoding peptide deformylase: protein MKIYTYGHPVLRKKAKKVTKIDKEMEKIIKDMFETMRTNFPKGIGLAATQVGLTYAFFIYELEDDKGVVINPEILEKRKELEPEEEGCLSVPGVYGIVERPSEIVVRYMDMDGKVHEEILQGLKARVFQHETDHLNGIIFTDYIDSIEKLEVEEGFELPKALIERYLSK from the coding sequence ATGAAAATTTATACCTATGGACATCCTGTTTTGAGGAAAAAAGCAAAGAAGGTTACGAAAATTGATAAAGAGATGGAAAAAATCATTAAGGATATGTTTGAAACTATGAGGACAAATTTCCCAAAAGGTATTGGTCTTGCTGCAACTCAAGTAGGTTTAACGTATGCTTTTTTCATTTATGAACTTGAGGATGACAAAGGAGTAGTAATTAACCCCGAAATCTTAGAAAAGAGAAAAGAGTTAGAACCCGAAGAAGAAGGTTGCTTATCTGTGCCTGGAGTCTATGGAATTGTTGAAAGGCCTTCTGAAATTGTTGTTAGATATATGGATATGGATGGAAAAGTGCACGAAGAAATTCTACAAGGTCTCAAGGCGAGGGTATTTCAGCATGAGACTGACCACCTGAATGGTATTATTTTTACAGATTATATCGATAGTATAGAAAAATTAGAGGTTGAGGAAGGTTTTGAACTTCCAAAAGCACTTATCGAAAGATACCTATCAAAATGA
- the fmt gene encoding methionyl-tRNA formyltransferase — protein sequence MNIVFFSGSDISIPFAKALIPDINLIVTLPPKIRGRGSKVTPNPVKVFADENSIDVLEIEDFNEETVTNIKLHNPEAYIVFSFGKIIPKEVLELVKCPLNVHPSDLPYYRGASPIERQLMDGVSQSAVTIMKMNEKLDQGEIILKKHFEVSLYDDYYSFLEKVYEVGIPLVKEALQCCLSGTCLPIPQEGKGTYAKKITSEEEKIDWSKDAISIHNKVRALTRIGAYTTFRGKKLKIFKTVPIIDLQIEHKPGTIVELRKDFFIVATGNGYIEVIEVQLEGKRVMNASDFINGYKPQVLEVLI from the coding sequence ATGAACATTGTTTTTTTTAGTGGCTCGGACATTTCAATACCATTTGCTAAAGCATTAATTCCTGATATAAATTTAATAGTAACTCTGCCACCAAAAATAAGAGGACGAGGCTCAAAAGTAACTCCAAATCCCGTAAAAGTATTTGCCGATGAAAACAGTATTGATGTTTTGGAGATAGAAGACTTTAATGAGGAAACTGTTACTAATATTAAGTTACATAATCCTGAAGCTTATATAGTGTTCTCGTTCGGAAAGATTATTCCTAAGGAAGTGCTTGAATTAGTAAAATGCCCCTTGAATGTCCATCCCTCAGACCTTCCATATTATAGAGGCGCAAGCCCGATTGAGAGACAACTTATGGATGGAGTGTCTCAATCTGCAGTAACAATAATGAAAATGAACGAAAAACTCGATCAAGGTGAGATAATTTTGAAAAAACATTTTGAGGTATCACTATACGACGACTATTACTCTTTTTTGGAAAAAGTGTACGAGGTAGGTATTCCCCTTGTTAAGGAGGCACTTCAGTGTTGCTTGAGTGGCACTTGTCTACCTATTCCACAGGAAGGTAAAGGAACCTACGCAAAAAAAATAACAAGCGAAGAGGAAAAAATCGACTGGTCAAAGGATGCAATTTCAATTCACAACAAAGTGAGAGCCTTGACAAGAATAGGTGCATATACAACTTTTAGAGGAAAGAAATTGAAAATCTTTAAGACTGTTCCAATTATAGACTTACAAATCGAGCATAAACCTGGGACCATCGTTGAATTAAGAAAAGATTTTTTTATTGTTGCTACAGGTAATGGTTATATCGAGGTCATTGAGGTGCAGTTGGAGGGGAAGAGAGTTATGAATGCATCAGATTTTATAAATGGATACAAACCGCAAGTCTTGGAGGTACTAATATGA